The sequence CTTTAAACCTCAATTTACATATAAACGCCAACTTGggtatactcaatgttttgtaatcatcaaaaagaaggagattgaggatgataatattattttgatgattaacacaaccattgaggccatatcaaattaaaaatgcaaattaactcgatacatcattaaggaatggcacaccctcgatacattcatgATATATTAGGAAAATGCGATCAAAACAACTCTCAAAgattaacaacgagataaaatttgtagtagAGAATGATAGAGAGCTTTTAAATGtatttcggcaaagtttcaagtaaaGTATATTCTAAAGGGCAAAactataatttttcttattagGGGAATGAAACTCTAATGTGCCATACATTCAAATTTACTtggaatatatttttatttaacctATGTGTTAGTCTAACTCTAAGATGCAGACAAATCATGATTAGAGTCGACCTCAATTAGTTTAGAGTCGACACCAATACATTTGGCACGCTGTTGGAACACTTAGCACAGAAcagatgagtcgaccccaaaagagatggagtcgaccctggcacgatTTGGGACATTCCGACACAAATGGCATGGAGGTagggccgaccccaagaaagcatgagtcgaccccagcgagAAGAGTCAGATAAACAAGCTTCtatattttctgagagggctaaccccactgtagcaagggccgaccccagaaaagtttgagccGACCCTAGAGTTGTGAACAATAACTTGGATCGACCCCAGATttgctcgggtcgaccccagcacgggtaaCAACCTAACGGCTAGTTCGGCTATAAACAGCTACTTTCTCCACTCCAATGGTAGGAAAGTGTTTTttagaggttggagaagtatttaagaggcactatttatcagaggaaggcatcttttgAAAATCAAGAAGCACATTCAAGAAAAAATCCTAGAAAAGAAAgcctcattcaattgcttcatcaatagagccaaaaggaagtggttgagcagtttcaaagagtcatcaatagCTCTACCAACCCTTGTGAAGTGAAGTAagtttgacaaagaagagaatagctccttcaaagcgataaacattctctaaactcttctttgtagtttataattgCTTTATTTGCTCTCTTAGGAGCTCTCATTCTTTACTTATtaatcttgttgtaaggtttgttggtaagcccgtaaaaccaacattgtaggttgttggtaagcccgcaaaaccatcattgaggtttattggtgagcccgaaaaaccaattgtaaaggttttggattgtgaggccgaaaaacaatcctactgtaatccgagggattatagtaaaattcccaaggggacgcttagggagtggacgtaggtgccttagggtgcaccaaaccactatacatcgtggtgtttgtgttgtggctTTATTTGagattattcttgcattatttttcatatttgCTATAGTTTAACTCATTAAAGTTACTTAAGAAAGCATTCACTGAACTCAACTAAGAAAGATTTTTAAAgcactaaaaatttagaaaaacccaattcccccccttgggttgtcaccttgggcaacaatttcAACGCTCTTTAGATCTTCATAAATGGGGCTCTGGGTCTCGTTCCTCGGGTTCcttccttttagcttgatcacgGAGCGTCTGTATCTGCCGTTCCAAGTCTTCGACTTTTCTACCGAGCTCGGGCGGGGCTCTCGTTGCAACTCGGCATGGGGCAGGCCCCACCTTAGATGGTTCCCCTTGTGTTCGAAGAGTCAGACTTCGGCACGAGCTCTCAGGATAATGGTTGCGCAACATGCTCTCCCAGCTTGGGGATTGAGCTTGGTGGGAGCTTCGATGATGGCGACGCTCTGCAGGAGACGATGTCGCGAGCGCCGTCCTAAAGACTTACACCcatgaggagggagtacatgctgGTTTCTTACTTGTTGTAGGCCTTGATGATCTGAACGAAGGAAGTGGGGACATGTAGCCTTCATCCTGATCGCGGAACAAGAGAGAAGAGTTTGAAGGGCAATGGGATTTAATGGAAAGAACCCTTTAAAATATGGTGGGTCTTCTGCACTGTACCCTTTGCTACAGAGgcttacaatcccattttaaaACTCCATAACTCTCCTACTCTTTTCcctccagacctcagcttttatttctctttccctccAATTCGTTGACGTGAGACTCAGGTTACTACTTCTCACTAGTTCCCCCCATGTCCCACATCGTTGCAGCGGGAGCCGTGCCTGATTCAAGATGGCTCGGGTGAAAGTTTCTTCCTTCGCTTAACGTGGCTCCCCGCGTCCCATGCTTTCGCAACCAAACCCATACATGGCTTGGGGAAACTCAAAGAGAATGCCGAGCTCGCCATGCATGGGTCTCGCTTGTCGTGCGTGGAACTCGGAACTGCCAAGGCTCGTCGTGCATGGGGGGCACGAACATGACGAGCTTGAACTGCCAAGGCTCGTCGTGCATGGGACTCGGGCACAAACATGACAAGCTTCCTCCTCGTCGAGCGTGGGACGCGGGCACAGCGGCACAACATTCTTCCTCGCGCCTGGGACTTGGACACGACATACTCTAACTATCTGAGACTCTCACTCAAGTGTTGGAGATCCTCGAGTGTCGGAGATCGTCCCGGATCACTTAAACGGCCGCAGTGAGCCTTGGACTTGTTGCACCAGCATGTCAAACTGTTCAGGGTGGATCCGTGAAGCTTGATCTACCGTACATGATGCcaagaggcattggaagctcctctgctccttagtcTCATGATCACGACTCGGGCCCTTTCTCTAGCACcagctgttgctggaaattagacCTGGAGGTGACcgcagaccgaggaggaggagctccagcTATAGTGCGGCGGTGAACGGTCGTCTCCGgcggacctgcaaaaagcctttGGCCGGGGGTTCCGGTGAAGgcccttcgatgcttaagtcagagatgAGCTTTTAATGGAGAGAAAGAATAGAGATATATTTTTTAGCCGGAGGAGAGAGCTCCCCCCCAGAGCTTCCCCCCTCTTCTTATAGGAGGGGGTGCAGCTGTTACCTGCTATCAGGTGTGATTGTACGAATCAATAAATTACCGTAAACGGCCCAAGATTTCAGACTAATTGGCAATCGGTTGAGATTGTGTAGATTTAAATATTGACAGCCATTATGGCGGAGACTACGGGATTTGATCCCGAATATGGAGGATTTGGTGCTCCCTTTTTTATGTAGACGTTCTGGTTTGGAGACTGACTTGACTGTTGGTTGGGTCGGGGTCGGCTCAGCTTCTAACTGAGCCTTCTGCGcttggtcttctgagctcggccttctaagctcggccttctgtgcttgaCCTTCTGAAGGAGGCCTTCTGAAGTCAGCCTTCtgcgctcggccttctgagggaGGCCTTCTCTAtgttcggccttctgagctcatgcCTGTCGAGACCAGGTTTGCTGTCGGATTCGGGTGCTTTACTCATATGTGTTGGGTGATCCACTTTTCCCCCGAACATTGGGAGTTGAAAATTATGAAAAGATACCCAAATCCCTACATATGAAAATTATGCAGACAATAAGTGACTATAAATAAACAGGTTTGGCATTTTGTATACATACGCATACTAATAAACACATATAATGcacattaaaaataaattaataaaaattcaaaaaattggaTGATAAGAAAGATAAAGCAGTTCAAACTTGGCTCGAGTTGGATTTGAGCCTAACTTCAGCTGTTCGAGATCGGCCTGCATATGCTCTAACCCCTGTTTTTGTTGAAATGAGTTAAGTTTTCCTATTGTTTTTGTAAATAACGCATGTCCAAATTTGACTCATTTATAAGTCAAGCTCCAAATTTTGTTGGAGCTCAGCTCACTTTCTAACTAAGCAAGGTGGACTAAGCCAAAAAGATAATCAACATAAACTCAATATGAGCCATTGCATTAGACCAGTGAAAAGTACTATATATGAGCCACTAATATTAATGGCCTAAGAGAAGGTGTTTCCGAGACCCAATCATATTAGTCTTCCTGGAGGAAagggagcaaaaaaaaaaaaaaaatggagaaaacaaCAATGTAAAAAGAAAAAGTGGCACAGCCAAATATTGATAATCAGGGAAAACAAGATACTCAACaggagaaatatatatatatatatatatatatatatatatatatatatatatatatatatatatatatatatatatatatatatatatatatatatatatattcctgtAAGCTTTTTATTCCATAGTTCAGATCATCCTCGGACTATTGCTTCATGCTgtagggaaagaaaagaaactcaAGTTGCAATTCATACATTCGATCTATCATCAGCCTCGTTGGAAAAGCTTGTCCTTGTTCTCATCAATGATCAAATATCCAAATATCCATGGAGTTTCTTAACGGGGCTCCATGTCGGTAATTGACATGATGCATATAGTTAACGAGTCAGATGGAGTGGAATTGGTAGTTCCCAAAGCCTCGTCTGACTTAATGGTTGTTCTACCTCGAACAAAGTATGCAGGCGTTGAAGGCGTTGGAAGAGTCACGGAATGATTGCTCAGCATGAGAACCACCGATGCCATGCAAGGTCTTTTCCTCATATCTTCCTGAGTAGAGAGTAATCCTATGTGAATGCATGTCAAAGCTTCTTGCCTATGGTACAGCTCACCTAGACTGTGATCCATTATTTCCAACGCCTTTCCTTTGCTCCAGTGCTCCCATGCCTATTTAAGAAACAATCAACAAGATTAGCCATAATAAAAGAATAAGCTTGGAGAGATTACAGAATGCAATTTATAATCCCTATCTTTTGCTTCATGTCTTGGTAATGACTAAGATTCATTAAGAGGCAGTCCATATAAAGCTTAGGAGATTTGTAGAATCCCCTGATCCATGGAAGTCGCTGATCCTTTGACCGGTCGCAATTTCTAGAACCAGAACTCCAAAGCTAAATACATCTGATTTATTTGAAAAGTGCCCTTGCATTGCATACTCGGGTGCCATGTATCCACTGCACACCATCAAGCAATTGTCATTTGTTAAACCAACAACAGTGTTAAGTGCCATAAATCAAATTAAGGGAAAAATAGATATGAAGGAAAATTCTATTACTTCAATAGATTATCATAATAGCAAAGACTAATAACGTTTGCTAGGTATTACACAATCATCAAAATCTTGATGAGGATAAGGAAGTTAATGAGGCTTTTAGCATACTTTGTCCCAGCAATTTTACTAGTGCTTCCATGTTCTTTCTCAGACTCGGAGAGCTTTGCAAGACCAAAGtctgaaatcttaagattcATATGCTGATCTAACAAGATGTTACTTGCTTTTAGATCCCGATGAATAATCTTGAGTCGAGAATCTTGGTAAAGATAAAAGAAGTCTTTCCTGCAATTCCTCCAATAATTTTATAGCGCTTTCCCGAGTCTAAAAGTTTAGACCACATTTGATGGGATCTGTATCATCCTAAGTAAAATCTAGTCAaagcactacaagaaaatacatattCAGCGACTAAGATTTGAGTCGCCGAATAACCATATTTGGTCGCCGAAACCTTTTCGCGACTAGAATACTCTTCGTCGCCGAACCCTAGTCACTGAAAGGTTTTGGCGACCAATATTGTGTGGTCACCTAAGGTACACCAACAATGACCAACGTTTGGTTGCCGAAGCAACTTTTCAGCGACCAAATTTGTAGTCGCTAATTCCCACGCCGACCAAATAGTTGGTCGTGGAATGTTTGTCTTCCGCTACCAAAAATATGGTCACTGAATGTCTATCTTCCCCCACCAATAGTTTGGTCGTAGAATGTATTGGAATGCATTGGCAACAAACATTTTTTGGTGGCAGAAAGTATTAACCtgtatttaattaataattcaaattataagcttaatatttatttttgggctcgttccaaatcctgtacaaccaacacagcctatccattatccatattgcacaatacatttgctcatccaaatagaagtatacacaatgttggagaatccataatcattcattataaatatcatcatCTATAAGTCTAAAGTCAAGCAAACCTATTAACCATTCATCAaaatgtttcatccataccatatgttaaggtgataatcatcaccaaacacatcaaaatgtaaattaaaaatcccaaaatatctgatcttgcaattcatccaaacaaccatcatgtagataaaaatatgaataaacaaaaaactgatttctgcttgtagacaactccaccatgatcatctgaacaaaagctatccatgtaccaaaaactagattcacatgctcataactccaccatgtatctgagaaagcaaaaaagaatacacaatcaataaccacatgtgaaaaataataaactaaaattcaagtatAAGTTCACAATGATATTTCACTTAATTTGGTCCAAATCTCTAAATAACCTACGTAATATAAATGAGAATACATACCAACGAGTATTTGTGCCACCAGTTGATGACatggccccatcatgatggatagACGACTTATGCGTTTGAGTTTTTTCCTTTAAGAACTCTGTCACCAAACTTGTAAGATGTGCAATTTGCTTCTGTTCTTCCTCtcgctctttcttttcctcctcacgctctctcctctcctgtTCCAATTGCCTCTGCAGCTCCTCACgctccatcttcatctccttCATCTCAGCTTTAAGTTTCTGTAACTCCCCAACATGGTCTTGTGACACACGACTAggtgtggaagaagatgaagagggcttCGGCCCATCCTCAAATCCAAGAATgtatctcttcctttttccaaGTGCCTGCCTAGACATCTCCTCTGATGTTAATTGCACACCGGATTGGGAAGATTCTTCTCGCAAGCTCAACATCTTTGACTGTCAATGCAAAGGTAACAACAGAATTAAATgtatatataatcttgcaaaAGCATAAAGTGATTTAAATTATTATTGAGATTTTAGATACCTACATATTTCACGGCGCAAATAGGATCAATCCACTCTTTGTTCTTCTTGGTATgagttttcttatagaattctgGAAATTCAAGGTTTTCAGAACCATTAAACTCCGGCTGCAAAGTGTAATTTAGATTAGCATATAGCcactatataataaaaaaactaGAATAActgtcagatctacttgcataaaTGATTCCAAAAATATACATGCAGCAAACTAGAATAAAAAATCTACTTGCAGCAAATTATCTATTTTACAATAGCCAAAACTATCCCATAGACTGTTTCACAGGCAATTCACTAAAAATATAGCCAGTACATACTCAAAAATATATTACCTGTATAGTCATTGTTGCAACAAATGACCGAGATCCTGAACAATGATTGTACTCAAGctttttcctattctttttGCCAGCTTTTGATCTCACcttcaaaaaaaatacaaattaaaaatctaaagaaaacattatgatcaaatattttacttataaaCTCTGAAGCACTAAATATGTAAGTTACCTTGTGTTCTTTGCTTTTCCACACATCGTCAATTAAGTGGCGCCAATCCTCTTGAGTCACATGTTCGTATGGATGACTATAAGGATCCACATATAAGACGTTCTTAACATGCTTGTAATGCAATTTCATATTGTGCCTCCAATTTCTGTGAATATTGTAGCATTTTCTGTGGACAGCTTGCTGAGCTACTAGATTGCCATGATAATCATCCGAGATTTTGAACTTGTCCTAAAAACATAAGTAAAATCATTCTTTACCGGGAGCCGTTTTTCCGGGAATAAGCAATGACAGCATACAAAATTGCTCTTTCATACACTTCCAAGGTGGAAGATTATAAGGCATCACGATAACGGGCCACATACTGTACGATGTGCTCATATTTCCAAAAGGATTGAAACCATCGGTGGCTAGCCCTAACCTCACATTCCGCGGATCCTTGGAAAACTCAGGATGTTGCCGATCAAAGTTCTTCCATTCCTCCCCATCAGCCGGATGTCTTAATGTTTCGTCATCCACTCACTTCTCCTTGTGCCATCTC is a genomic window of Phoenix dactylifera cultivar Barhee BC4 chromosome 4, palm_55x_up_171113_PBpolish2nd_filt_p, whole genome shotgun sequence containing:
- the LOC120110568 gene encoding periplakin-like; this encodes MNAGKPNKKNLIPYSPFHPHVAFIPPSPRLHPAFTRTSARRHRPFAGSPVRSSLRRRRPKDKFKISDDYHGNLVAQQAVHRKCYNIHRNWRHNMKLHYKHVKNVLYVDPYSHPYEHVTQEDWRHLIDDVWKSKEHKVRSKAGKKNRKKLEYNHCSGSRSFVATMTIQPEFNGSENLEFPEFYKKTHTKKNKEWIDPICAVKYSKMLSLREESSQSGVQLTSEEMSRQALGKRKRYILGFEDGPKPSSSSSTPSRVSQDHVGELQKLKAEMKEMKMEREELQRQLEQERREREEEKKEREEEQKQIAHLTSLVTEFLKEKTQTHKSSIHHDGAMSSTGGTNTR